A region from the Clostridium beijerinckii genome encodes:
- a CDS encoding flagellar protein FlgN, translating into MINELIKLIQNQEGDLKNLLELLETQYKMIMSKDVFGLEGLVDKINECGKKIAQEEVKRRKLIGTQEITDVINKSNNKELQELYSEIKNTLSEVVSKKETNDILLKQQIIFNNKMIALMNPSREIKTYNSYGNLKR; encoded by the coding sequence ATGATAAATGAACTTATTAAATTAATACAAAACCAAGAGGGAGATTTAAAGAACCTCTTAGAATTACTAGAAACTCAATATAAGATGATAATGAGTAAAGATGTATTTGGTTTAGAAGGATTAGTTGATAAGATTAATGAATGTGGTAAGAAAATTGCACAAGAAGAAGTTAAAAGAAGAAAACTAATAGGAACTCAAGAGATAACGGATGTTATAAATAAATCAAATAATAAAGAGTTACAGGAATTGTATAGTGAAATAAAAAACACATTAAGTGAAGTAGTTTCAAAAAAGGAAACAAACGATATATTATTAAAACAACAAATAATATTTAATAATAAAATGATAGCTTTGATGAACCCTAGTAGAGAAATAAAAACTTACAATTCTTATGGAAATTTGAAGAGGTAA
- a CDS encoding flagellar biosynthesis protein FlgM has translation MSIEGINRSTYINAYKSNSNKPVDKVNKTKDVDRIEISELGKSLKDYSLTSDIGNAQKVADIKNKVDSGTYNVDARLTAKSLLNAMKESNS, from the coding sequence ATGAGTATTGAAGGAATAAATAGATCAACGTATATAAATGCATATAAATCAAATTCTAATAAGCCTGTAGATAAGGTGAATAAAACTAAAGATGTAGATAGAATTGAAATTTCAGAACTTGGTAAGAGTCTTAAAGATTATTCATTAACTAGTGACATTGGAAATGCTCAAAAAGTGGCTGATATTAAAAATAAAGTAGATAGTGGAACATACAATGTGGATGCTAGATTAACAGCAAAAAGTTTATTAAATGCAATGAAGGAGAGTAATTCATAG
- a CDS encoding flagellar hook-associated protein FlgK, which yields MSGLFDTFNVAKRGLNVQQSAINTTSHNIANADTVGYSRQRAVAETTKPFGGMSRFDTSSAGQVGTGAEITTIQRIRDSFIDYQVRSETGTSGYYTTTSKTLSQVEDVFGEPSDTGIQELISQFYSAFQEVSKSPDKSDVKTVAIQKASSLADAINYTYNQLEKACQDTQDVLKTNVTDVNSYLDQINELNKQIRGVSAVGQAPNDLMDKRDNLLDQLSSKFGIKIDKDNFETINLSSTEYPDSSLVNANPNDTDYSRLSYVKSTKANADGTVDVEYYPLGNENSATKTFKIAADTTATDQKEAANKLADSLMQNRILIGDKDGVVGTTTSTTDAKGTITTVTTPFTTPSPSDVNKAIFQTYKYDGNTNSVDNNHIKGEIASNQSVQAKIQGYMNNLDRLAAGLAYSVNAIQVGSLDTANPDLASSSLVFVTYDDINKKNKTTDDGITAKNIRINGDLVTDPTKLNCNTTSTSGEGDGARANAIANLNILKINLSESDGLDLSGMTRETFLNKVGISGFSDTNCLNLNAGTEGSTVDSYYKTIINNLAVANQEATRISSNQETILANLEDQKSAVSGVSLDEEMTNLIQFQHAYQANAKMISTIDELLDVVINGLKR from the coding sequence ATGTCAGGACTATTTGATACATTTAACGTTGCTAAAAGAGGGTTAAATGTACAACAAAGTGCAATAAATACAACATCACACAATATAGCTAATGCAGATACAGTAGGATATTCAAGACAAAGGGCAGTAGCAGAAACAACAAAACCTTTTGGAGGTATGTCAAGATTTGATACATCAAGTGCTGGCCAAGTAGGAACAGGTGCTGAAATAACTACTATACAAAGAATTAGAGATTCATTTATAGATTATCAAGTAAGAAGTGAAACAGGTACATCTGGATATTATACTACAACTAGTAAGACTTTATCACAAGTTGAAGACGTTTTTGGAGAACCATCAGATACAGGGATACAAGAACTTATAAGTCAATTTTACAGTGCATTTCAAGAAGTATCAAAAAGCCCAGATAAATCAGATGTAAAAACAGTAGCAATTCAAAAAGCATCATCACTTGCAGATGCAATAAATTATACTTATAATCAATTGGAAAAAGCTTGTCAAGATACCCAAGATGTACTAAAGACTAATGTTACAGATGTTAATAGTTATTTAGATCAAATAAATGAATTAAATAAACAAATAAGAGGCGTATCAGCAGTAGGACAAGCACCAAATGATTTAATGGATAAAAGAGATAATCTTTTAGATCAATTGAGTTCTAAATTTGGGATAAAAATTGATAAAGATAACTTTGAAACAATAAATCTTTCATCAACAGAATATCCAGATTCATCTTTAGTTAACGCTAATCCTAATGATACGGATTATTCTAGACTTTCATATGTTAAAAGTACAAAAGCTAATGCTGATGGTACTGTTGATGTAGAATATTATCCTTTAGGAAATGAAAATTCTGCAACTAAAACATTTAAAATAGCTGCAGATACAACGGCTACTGATCAAAAAGAAGCTGCTAATAAATTAGCTGATAGTCTAATGCAAAATAGAATTCTAATAGGAGACAAAGATGGAGTAGTAGGGACAACTACATCAACAACAGATGCAAAAGGCACAATAACAACTGTTACAACTCCATTTACAACACCTTCACCTTCAGACGTAAATAAGGCCATATTCCAAACTTATAAATATGATGGAAACACGAATAGTGTAGATAATAACCATATAAAAGGAGAAATAGCTAGTAATCAATCAGTACAAGCAAAAATACAAGGATATATGAATAATTTGGATAGACTTGCAGCAGGATTAGCTTATTCTGTTAATGCAATTCAAGTAGGAAGTTTAGATACGGCTAATCCAGATTTAGCAAGTAGCAGCCTCGTGTTTGTTACTTATGATGATATTAATAAAAAGAATAAAACTACAGATGATGGAATTACTGCTAAGAATATAAGAATTAATGGTGATTTAGTAACAGATCCAACAAAGCTAAATTGTAATACAACATCGACAAGTGGAGAAGGAGACGGGGCTAGAGCTAATGCAATTGCTAATCTTAATATATTAAAAATAAATTTAAGTGAAAGCGATGGATTAGACTTAAGTGGAATGACTAGAGAAACTTTTCTAAATAAAGTAGGCATATCAGGATTCTCAGATACTAATTGCTTGAATTTAAATGCTGGAACAGAAGGCTCAACAGTAGATTCTTATTATAAAACTATAATAAATAATCTTGCAGTAGCTAATCAAGAAGCTACTAGAATATCGAGTAATCAAGAGACTATATTAGCAAATTTAGAGGATCAAAAATCAGCAGTTTCTGGAGTATCACTAGATGAAGAAATGACAAACTTAATACAATTTCAACATGCATATCAAGCAAATGCAAAAATGATATCAACAATAGATGAACTATTAGACGTAGTAATAAACGGATTGAAGAGGTAG